From the Daucus carota subsp. sativus chromosome 8, DH1 v3.0, whole genome shotgun sequence genome, one window contains:
- the LOC108197509 gene encoding wall-associated receptor kinase-like 10, producing the protein MESVPVVLDIIEELALCLNDTFGVEDKYKCGVNASCNKGLCSCTIGFEGNPYLPQGCQDIDECTRTPNRTINGHICHHICTNTPGSYICSCRDGWAFNTNPGSEEFCVKISGFQKVKKPVIIVIVTCACLGTLLATAWWLYKVLRRRKIRKLQQKFFKRNGGLLLDQQVSSSEGNMETTKLFTSKELEKATDQYNVDRIVGQGGLGTVYKGMLTDGRIVAVKKSKIEDESKLEHFINEVVILSQINHRNIVKLHGCCLETEVPLLVYEFIPNGTLMQYIHEQNEYFPLTWDVRIRLATEIAGALYYLHSAASMPIYHRDIKSSNILLDDKYKAKVADFGTSRSISNDQTHLTTRVQGTFGYLDLEYFGSGQFTDKSDVYSIGVVLLELLTGQKPILPARLDDEARTLATLFSLGMEEMLKIKPVLKRPNIIISSKLWNTVELEMGVKLWLLATLVLFFIKDAFAQNWSVALPGCQESCGSLVVPYPFGIGSNCSASKVFEIHCNNSFNPPKPFLRMSTLDAYTYLEVMDISVLDPDKGATARVKYPITRDCIDKSDEDPVIDLPSGFTFSDTENRFIAMGCDNLALLTSGLYPEEFTTAGYGFIVDQNWFEGLEDIYSVRKMKTVPVVLNIDSLTSECGKNAGWATQSLCSCQEGYEGHPYLPRGCQASSLFSMFPLSSSSNYCLYSTSLYSFEYNRTSCIIIGTAVTCYGLCVLLANTRWLCEVIRRRKIHRLKEKFFKRNGGLLLKQQISSTKGNVETTKLFTSTELEKATDEYNVDRIIGQGGLGTVYKGMLTDGRIVAVKKSKIEDESKLEHFINEVVILSQINHRNIVKLHGCCLETEVPLLVYEFIPNGTLMQYIHEQNEYFPLTWDVRIRVATEIAGALYYLHSAASVPIYHRDIKSSNILLDEKYTAKVADFGTSRSISNDQTHLTTRVQGTFGYLDPEYFRSSQFTDKSDVYSFGVVLVELLTGQKPILPARLDDEARSLATLFSLAMEENRILDILDSQIKNEGGMEEMIAFANIAYRCLNPNGRKRPMMKQVVAELESIRNTNESPSAQQHYEEDGYEINEPWDSDVTSTTMSSTVYHSLTVDIEPLMTN; encoded by the exons CTAGATATAATTGAAGAGCTCGCGCTCTGTTTGAATGATACGTTTGGGGTCGAAGATAAGTATAAATGTGGAGTGAATGCTTCATGTAACAAAGGCTTGTGTTCTTGTACAATAGGATTCGAAGGAAATCCTTATTTGCCGCAAGGATGTCAAG ATATCGATGAATGTACAAGAACACCAAATAGAACCATCAATGGTCATATATGCCATCATATTTGTACCAATACACCAGGAAGCTACATTTGTTCATGCAGAGATGGGTGGGCTTTTAACACTAATCCAGGTTCGGAAGAATTTTGCGTGAAGATAAGTGGTTTTCAGAAGGTCAAGAAACCTGTAATCATAGTAATAG TCACTTGTGCATGTCTAGGGACGTTGTTGGCTACTGCATGGTGGTTGTACAAAGTCTTGAGACGCAGAAAAATACGTAAACTCCAGCAGAAGTTCTTTAAAAGAAATGGAGGTCTGCTATTAGATCAACAGGTATCTTCTAGCGAAGGCAACATGGAGACAACCAAATTGTTTACTTCAAAGGAGTTGGAGAAGGCAACTGACCAATATAATGTAGACCGAATTGTTGGACAAGGAGGACTGGGTACTGTCTATAAAGGAATGTTGACAGATGGCAGAATAGTGGCAGTGAAAAAATCCAAGATCGAAGATGAAAGCAAGCTCGAACATTTTATTAATGAGGTTGTTATTTTATCACAAATAAACCACAGAAATATTGTAAAGCTACATGGATGTTGCTTGGAGACAGAGGTCCCTTTACTCGTTTATGAGTTCATCCCAAACGGAACACTGATGCAGTATATTCATGAGCAGAATGAATACTTTCCTCTAACATGGGATGTCCGTATACGTTTGGCCACAGAAATTGCAGGAGCTCTCTATTATTTACACTCTGCTGCGTCAATGCCAATATATCATCGAGATATTAAGTCATCAAATATACTTCTGGATGACAAGTACAAAGCAAAAGTGGCAGACTTTGGAACATCAAGATCAATTTCAAATGACCAAACTCACCTGACTACAAGAGTACAAGGTACATTCGGTTACTTGGATCTTGAATATTTCGGATCAGGTCAATTCACAGATAAAAGTGATGTTTATAGCATTGGGGTAGTTCTTCTTGAGCTTTTGACAGGACAGAAACCAATCTTGCCAGCTAGACTTGACGATGAAGCACGAACCTTAGCAACACTTTTTTCATTGGGAATGGAAGAAATGTTAAAAATCAAACCCGTTTTAA AGAGACCAAATATCATTATATCTTCAAAACTGTGGAACACGGTAGAGCTGGAGATGGGTGTAAAACTGTGGCTACTGGCAACGCTAGTTTTATTCTTCATAAAGGATGCATTTGCACAAAATTGGTCTGTAGCACTTCCTGGATGTCAAGAAAGTTGTGGCAGCCTCGTAGTTCCTTACCCATTCGGAATCGGATCAAACTGTTCAGCTTCCAAGGTGTTCGAGATACATTGCAACAACTCTTTTAATCCTCCAAAACCTTTCCTCAGGATGAGCACTTTGGATGCATACACTTATCTGGAGGTGATGGATATATCAGTACTAGATCCAGATAAGGGAGCCACGGCTCGCGTCAAATATCCAATAACTAGAGATTGTATAGACAAGAGTGATGAGGATCCGGTAATTGATTTACCATCCGGCTTTACATTCTCAGACACTGAAAATCGATTTATTGCCATGGGCTGTGACAATCTTGCTTTACTAACATCCGGATTATACCCTGAGGAGTTTACAACGGCTGG GTATGGATTCATTGTTGATCAGAACTGGTTTGAAGGGTTGGAAGATATCTACAGTGTACGAAAAATGAAAACAGTTCCTGTTGTGCTAAACATAGATTCTTTAACATCTGAATGTGGAAAAAATGCTGGATGGGCAACACAAAGCTTGTGTTCTTGTCAAGAAGGATACGAAGGTCATCCTTATTTGCCTCGAGGTTGTCAAG catcatcattatttAGCATGTTTCCTTTATCTTCTTCCTCAAATTATTGTCTATATTCCACATCTCTGTACTCTTTTGAATATAATCGGACCTCTTGCATCATTATCGGTACTGCAGTCACTTGTTATGGTCTATGCGTGCTATTGGCTAATACACGGTGGTTGTGCGAAGTAATAAGACGAAGGAAAATACATAGGCTCAAGGAGAAGTTCTTTAAGAGAAATGGTGGTCTGCTATTGAAACAACAAATATCTTCTACCAAAGGCAACGTGGAGACAACCAAATTGTTTACTTCAACAGAGTTGGAGAAGGCAACTGACGAGTATAATGTTGACCGAATTATTGGACAAGGAGGACTAGGTACTGTCTATAAAGGCATGTTGACAGATGGCAGAATAGTAGCCGTGAAGAAATCCAAGATAGAAGATGAAAGCAAGCTCGAACATTTTATTAATGAGGTTGTTATTTTATCACAAATAAACCACAGAAATATTGTAAAGCTACATGGATGTTGCTTGGAAACAGAGGTCCCTTTACTCGTTTATGAGTTCATCCCCAACGGAACACTGATGCAGTATATTCATGAGCAGAATGAATACTTTCCTCTAACATGGGATGTTCGTATACGTGTGGCCACAGAAATTGCAGGAGCTCTCTATTATTTACACTCTGCTGCGTCAGTGCCAATATATCATCGAGATATTAAGTCATCAAATATACTTCTGGACGAAAAGTACACGGCAAAAGTAGCAGACTTCGGAACATCAAGATCAATTTCAAATGACCAAACTCACCTGACTACAAGAGTACAAGGTACATTCGGTTACTTGGATCCTGAATATTTCCGATCAAGTCAATTCACAGATAAAAGCGATGTTTATAGCTTTGGGGTAGTTCTTGTTGAGCTTTTGACTGGACAGAAACCAATCTTGCCCGCTAGACTTGACGATGAAGCACGAAGCTTAGCAACACTTTTTTCATTGGCAATGGAAGAAAATCGTATATTAGATATTCTTGATTCACAGATTAAGAATGAGGGCGGGATGGAAGAGATGATAGCGTTTGCTAACATTGCTTATAGATGCTTGAACCCTAATGGGAGGAAAAGGCCAATGATGAAACAAGTAGTTGCTGAGCTAGAGAGTATTAGAAACACAAATGAATCACCTTCAGCACAACAACACTATGAAGAGGACGGATATGAAATAAATGAGCCCTGGGATTCAGATGTTACTTCAACTACAATGAGTTCCACTGTATATCACAGCCTTACTGTTGATATAGAGCCTCTTATGACAAACTAG
- the LOC135148428 gene encoding uncharacterized protein LOC135148428: MSSETVVPVVGAGISSGASVVAIDWTTYSFPQAIELTGLPEKFNGGVGFSRWQKRMKLWLTVKGLWPVVEYEKPVVDQEKAETIKGFAKWTEKDGVARAAILAALTNTLFDVYSSDAYSAKLLWEKLDQTHNTDSQGLEKYSVAKFLEFKLVDNKSMTEQVHEFEMIVHALKESGMDLPEKFKVMSVIEKLPKSWEEFSLSLKRQKGEITWTNLMLDISVQEQHKSKQGHVMPTEPGRSKVNLATEGQKRKDVAKKVSTNKPKSDKDKAKKPKANKPCWSCG, from the coding sequence ATGTCGAGCGAAACTGTGGTTCCCGTTGTTGGTGCTGGTATTAGTTCTGGTGCATCTGTTGTGGCCATTGATTGGACCACTTACAGTTTTCCACAAGCCATTGAATTAACTGGCTTGCCAGAGAAGTTCAATGGTGGTGTAGGCTTTTCTCGGTGgcagaaaagaatgaaattgtgGTTGACTGTAAAGGGTCTATGGCCTGTTGTGGAGTATGAGAAACCAGTGGTGGATCAAGAGAAGGCTGAAACTATTAAGGGCTTTGCGAAGTGGACTGAGAAGGATGGTGTGGCCAGGGCGGCCATTTTGGCTGCTCTCACTAACACATTGTTTGATGTGTATTCTTCTGATGCCTACTCTGCAAAACTCTTATGGGAGAAGCTGGACCAGACACATAATACTGACTCTCAGGGTCTTGAGAAGTATTCTGTGGCTAAGTTCCTTGAATTCAAGCTGGTGGACAACAAGTCCATGACTGAGCAAGTGCATGAATTCGAGATGATAgtgcatgctttgaaggagtccggaatggacctCCCCGAAAAGTTCAAGGTTATGAGTGTGATTGAAAAACTTCCGAAGTCTTGGGAGGAGTTCTCTCTCTCCCTGAAAAGACAGAAAGGAGAGATCACCTGGACCAACCTTATGCTGGACATCTCGGTTCAAGAACAACACAAGTCCAAACAAGGACATGTGATGCCAACTGAGCCCGGGAGATCGAAGGTAAATTTAGCAACTGAAGGACAGAAAAGGAAGGATGTTGCTAAGAAAGTTAGCACTAATAAACCTAAGAGTGACAAGGACAAGGCCAAGAAACCAAAGGCAAACAAACCGTGTTGGTCTTGTGGGTAG